One region of Thiomonas intermedia genomic DNA includes:
- a CDS encoding MBL fold metallo-hydrolase, with product MLHYRILPVTAFAQNACLLWDDATHEAVLTDPGGEPDRLMQAVRDAGVTLREIWLTHAHIDHAGAAAELAQSAGVPIVGPHPADQYWIDALPQQAQRFGFPPARSFTPDRWLADGDTLQLGSLAFTVRHCPGHTPGHVVFHQPEARRCWVGDVLFAGSIGRTDFPGGNHQQLIDSITGKLWPMGDDTVFIPGHGPESTFGEERRTNPFVGGT from the coding sequence ATGCTCCACTACCGCATCCTCCCGGTCACCGCCTTTGCGCAAAACGCTTGCCTGTTGTGGGATGACGCCACCCATGAGGCGGTCTTGACCGATCCGGGCGGCGAGCCCGATCGGTTGATGCAGGCGGTACGCGACGCAGGGGTGACGCTGCGCGAGATCTGGCTCACCCACGCCCATATCGATCACGCCGGGGCCGCGGCCGAGTTGGCCCAGAGCGCGGGCGTGCCCATCGTCGGGCCGCATCCGGCCGATCAGTATTGGATTGACGCCTTGCCGCAACAGGCACAGAGGTTCGGCTTTCCGCCCGCGCGGTCGTTCACCCCTGACCGCTGGCTGGCCGATGGCGACACCTTGCAGCTCGGCTCGCTGGCCTTCACCGTGCGCCACTGTCCCGGCCACACGCCGGGCCATGTGGTGTTTCACCAGCCTGAGGCGAGGCGTTGCTGGGTGGGGGACGTGCTCTTTGCCGGGTCCATCGGCCGCACCGACTTTCCCGGCGGCAATCATCAGCAGCTCATTGACAGCATCACCGGCAAGTTATGGCCCATGGGAGACGACACGGTGTTCATACCCGGTCACGGCCCGGAGTCGACCTTCGGCGAAGAGCGGCGCACCAATCCCTTCGTGGGCGGCACCTGA
- a CDS encoding BON domain-containing protein encodes MPSSPPDTTPRAAAPNPQEADRRLHAQVMERLSQTSLRWLDIQIHVQHGLVRLCGSLRDARLRAHAEWLVFTTDGVHAVCSDWRSCHAQRAATPSHTSQARPH; translated from the coding sequence ATGCCTTCATCCCCACCCGACACGACGCCCCGCGCTGCCGCCCCAAACCCGCAGGAGGCCGACCGGCGGCTGCACGCCCAGGTCATGGAGCGCCTGAGCCAGACCTCGCTGCGCTGGCTGGACATCCAGATTCATGTGCAGCACGGCCTGGTCCGCCTCTGTGGCTCGCTGCGCGATGCGCGGCTGCGGGCGCACGCGGAATGGCTGGTATTCACCACCGACGGCGTACACGCGGTGTGCAGCGACTGGCGCAGTTGCCATGCGCAAAGGGCGGCAACGCCCTCGCACACCTCGCAGGCAAGGCCTCACTGA
- a CDS encoding sigma 54-interacting transcriptional regulator — MPATILLVDDDPDLRQLLAIRLRSAGYTPLLAASGAEALGALAASRPAAVITDLRMDGMDGLSLFEHIRAKDPALPVIILTAHGTIPDAVDATQRGVFGFLTKPFEARELLDLLARAVALQPSQTAKPSPKDEAWRADILTASPRMHALLSEAGLVARSEASVLIRGESGTGKEMLARAVHRASPRQGGPFVAINCAAIPETLLESELFGHAKGSFTGASQAQTGLFQQAHGGSLFLDEIGDMPLPLQVKLLRVLQERQVRPLGAAQAVDVDVRVISATHRDLDAAIVEGQFRDDLYYRLNVVSLHLPPLRERREDIAMLARHALQTLTPRLHRRITGFTPDALDLLQQQDWPGNVRQLMNVVEQCCALSTTSRIPASSVARALRLKPTTLLPFAEAREQFERDYLAQLLKMSQGNVAQAARLAQRNRTEFYRLLGKHHLDPAVFKAAAEDTPP, encoded by the coding sequence ATGCCCGCCACCATTCTTCTGGTCGATGACGACCCCGATCTGCGCCAGCTTCTGGCCATCCGCCTGCGGTCGGCCGGCTACACGCCGCTGCTGGCCGCCAGCGGCGCCGAGGCGCTGGGCGCGCTGGCGGCCAGCCGCCCCGCCGCCGTCATCACCGATCTGCGCATGGACGGCATGGACGGTCTGTCGCTGTTCGAGCACATCCGCGCGAAAGACCCCGCGCTGCCCGTCATCATCCTCACCGCGCACGGCACCATTCCCGACGCGGTGGACGCGACGCAGCGCGGCGTGTTCGGCTTTCTCACCAAGCCCTTCGAGGCGCGCGAGCTGCTTGACCTGCTGGCGCGCGCCGTCGCGCTGCAGCCGTCGCAGACCGCCAAACCCTCGCCCAAGGACGAAGCCTGGCGGGCCGACATCCTCACCGCCAGCCCGCGCATGCACGCGCTGCTGTCCGAGGCGGGGCTGGTGGCTCGCAGCGAGGCCAGCGTGCTCATCCGCGGCGAATCGGGCACCGGCAAGGAAATGCTGGCCCGTGCCGTGCACCGCGCCAGCCCCAGGCAGGGCGGGCCGTTCGTCGCCATCAACTGCGCGGCCATCCCCGAGACCCTGCTCGAATCGGAGCTGTTCGGCCACGCCAAGGGCTCCTTCACCGGCGCCAGCCAGGCGCAGACCGGTCTGTTCCAGCAGGCCCACGGCGGCTCGCTGTTTCTCGACGAGATCGGCGATATGCCGCTGCCCTTGCAGGTCAAGCTGCTGCGCGTGCTGCAGGAGCGCCAGGTCCGCCCGCTCGGCGCGGCGCAGGCCGTGGACGTGGACGTGCGCGTCATTTCCGCAACCCACCGCGATCTGGATGCCGCCATCGTCGAGGGGCAATTCCGCGACGATCTGTACTACCGCCTCAACGTCGTCAGCCTGCACCTGCCGCCCCTGCGCGAACGCCGCGAAGACATCGCCATGTTGGCGCGGCACGCGCTGCAGACGCTCACGCCGCGACTGCACCGCCGCATCACCGGCTTCACGCCCGACGCGCTCGACCTGCTGCAACAACAAGACTGGCCCGGCAATGTGCGCCAGCTCATGAACGTGGTCGAACAATGCTGCGCCCTGAGCACCACCAGCCGCATACCGGCCAGTTCGGTGGCCCGGGCGCTGCGCCTCAAACCCACCACCCTGCTGCCCTTCGCCGAAGCGCGGGAGCAGTTCGAGCGAGACTATCTGGCCCAGTTGCTCAAGATGAGCCAGGGCAATGTGGCGCAGGCCGCGCGGCTGGCGCAGCGCAACCGCACCGAGTTCTACCGCCTGCTCGGCAAACACCATCTCGACCCAGCCGTCTTCAAGGCCGCCGCCGAAGACACGCCACCTTAA
- a CDS encoding sensor histidine kinase, translated as MALERPQGRLADPPRSGRSVGMFNLRARFGISFSALLLWSFALVGLPLVIGLSVTAYLFDHVATQARHSVAVAVQLTRNSRQLAQDIDNLQRASGQCLVLQDAALCRGVEQAHEAFAHDAEQLQAMPLPPEQLHTLQILGRLEASLYAGVMAPGRGQDGTKVFNALNPQFDAMRHAADSLIGHSNDLVDQQEERLRQVSGRLWSVLGWLTLASVSLSVCLALLFSWLLGRPLRQIKYAIQRLGEGQLGPAPGVSGPRDLVDLGVQLDWLRRRLADLEAQKAQLLRHVSHELKTPLASMKEGVDLLAEGVCGPLNAEQQSIARIMRGNVRDLHQRIDSLIHYDSALHHPEPLQITTVKLRRLLAGLLRRNHLALRARAVQVSCGGSTLQLQGDRAKLESLFENLLINAIRFSPQGGQIGFEAAPVPGGIEIRVCDQGPGVAPEDHARLFQPFFQGRNQPASALRGTGLGLALARQYAQMHGGTLELQPRSGPGAVFRVFLPDRPTSFST; from the coding sequence ATGGCCCTTGAGCGCCCCCAGGGTCGACTCGCCGACCCGCCCCGCAGCGGCAGGTCCGTGGGCATGTTCAACCTGCGCGCGCGGTTCGGCATCTCCTTTTCGGCGCTGCTGCTATGGAGCTTCGCGCTGGTGGGGCTGCCGCTGGTGATCGGGCTGTCGGTCACGGCCTATCTGTTCGACCATGTGGCCACGCAGGCGCGTCATTCGGTGGCGGTGGCGGTGCAGCTCACGCGCAATTCGCGCCAGCTCGCGCAGGACATCGACAATCTGCAACGGGCCAGCGGCCAGTGTCTGGTGCTGCAGGACGCTGCGCTGTGCCGCGGCGTGGAGCAGGCGCACGAAGCCTTTGCGCACGATGCCGAGCAGTTGCAGGCCATGCCCCTGCCGCCCGAGCAGCTGCACACGCTGCAGATCCTGGGCCGGCTGGAAGCGTCGCTGTATGCCGGTGTGATGGCGCCGGGCCGGGGCCAGGACGGCACCAAGGTGTTCAACGCGCTGAACCCGCAGTTCGACGCCATGCGCCACGCCGCCGACAGCCTGATCGGACACAGCAACGATCTGGTCGATCAGCAGGAAGAGCGTCTGCGGCAGGTCTCCGGCCGCTTGTGGTCGGTGCTCGGGTGGCTGACGCTCGCCAGCGTGAGTCTGTCGGTGTGCCTGGCGCTGCTGTTTTCGTGGCTGCTCGGTCGTCCGCTGCGACAGATCAAGTACGCCATTCAACGCCTGGGCGAAGGCCAGCTCGGCCCGGCGCCGGGCGTCTCGGGGCCGCGCGACCTGGTCGATCTGGGCGTGCAGCTCGACTGGCTGCGCCGCAGGCTGGCCGATCTGGAGGCGCAGAAAGCCCAGTTGCTGCGGCATGTCTCGCACGAGCTCAAGACCCCGCTGGCCTCGATGAAGGAGGGCGTGGATCTGCTGGCCGAAGGCGTGTGCGGACCGCTCAACGCCGAGCAGCAGTCGATCGCCCGCATCATGCGCGGCAATGTGCGCGACCTGCACCAGCGCATCGACAGCCTCATCCATTACGACAGTGCCCTGCATCACCCCGAGCCGCTGCAGATCACCACGGTGAAGCTGCGCCGACTGCTCGCCGGGCTGCTCCGCCGCAATCACCTGGCCCTGCGGGCGCGCGCCGTGCAGGTGAGCTGCGGCGGCTCGACGCTGCAGCTTCAGGGCGACCGTGCCAAACTGGAGAGTCTGTTCGAGAATCTGCTCATCAACGCCATCCGTTTCAGTCCGCAGGGCGGCCAGATCGGGTTTGAGGCGGCGCCTGTGCCCGGCGGCATCGAGATCCGCGTCTGCGACCAGGGGCCCGGCGTGGCGCCGGAAGATCACGCCCGCTTGTTTCAGCCGTTCTTTCAGGGCCGCAACCAGCCGGCCAGCGCGCTGCGCGGCACCGGGCTGGGCCTGGCCCTGGCCCGGCAGTACGCGCAGATGCATGGCGGCACCCTCGAACTTCAGCCCCGATCGGGCCCTGGCGCGGTTTTCCGCGTCTTTCTACCCGACCGACCCACCTCTTTTTCCACATGA
- the pyrE gene encoding orotate phosphoribosyltransferase, whose protein sequence is MSSSTPSSAAAQNALDFIRFAVDSGVIAFGDFTTKAGRQSPYFFNAGLFNDGAMLARLAQFYARALLDSGVAFDILFGPAYKGIPLGAVVAVELARLGRSVGFAYNRKEAKDHGEGGTTVGAPIRGRVVIVDDVISAGTATGESVRLIRAAGAEPAAVLIALDRQEKAAIQGRTLDVSAVQHVSQAYGLPVISIANLDSLLAYLADSGHAELARWRPAVQQYRDTYGV, encoded by the coding sequence ATGTCCTCCAGCACCCCCTCCTCAGCCGCCGCGCAGAACGCGCTCGACTTCATCCGCTTCGCCGTTGACAGCGGCGTGATCGCCTTCGGCGACTTCACCACCAAGGCGGGGCGGCAATCGCCCTATTTCTTCAACGCCGGGCTGTTCAACGATGGCGCCATGCTGGCGCGGCTGGCGCAGTTCTACGCCCGCGCCCTGCTCGACAGCGGCGTGGCGTTCGACATACTGTTCGGCCCGGCCTACAAGGGCATTCCGCTGGGCGCCGTGGTCGCGGTGGAGCTGGCGCGGCTGGGGCGCAGTGTGGGCTTCGCCTATAACCGCAAGGAGGCCAAAGATCACGGCGAAGGCGGCACCACCGTGGGCGCGCCCATCCGCGGGCGGGTGGTCATCGTCGATGACGTGATTTCCGCAGGCACCGCCACGGGCGAATCGGTCCGGCTGATCCGCGCGGCCGGGGCCGAACCCGCCGCCGTGCTCATCGCGCTCGACCGCCAGGAGAAGGCCGCGATTCAGGGCCGCACGCTCGACGTCTCCGCCGTGCAGCATGTCAGCCAGGCGTACGGCCTGCCGGTCATTTCCATCGCCAATCTCGACAGTCTGCTCGCCTATCTGGCCGACAGCGGCCACGCCGAACTGGCGCGCTGGCGGCCTGCGGTGCAGCAGTACCGCGACACCTACGGGGTCTGA
- a CDS encoding 23S rRNA (adenine(2030)-N(6))-methyltransferase RlmJ, which produces MLAYRHAFHAGNHADVLKHLVLVQVLRHMNRKDKPYWVIDTHAGAGGYALHEVAAQKNAEYANGIERLWRCENPPEAVADYLAQIRAFNTSGALLYYPGSPAIAHQLMREQDKLRLFELHPSDHRVLDATFGSQPGVQVRCADGFVALKSLLPPQDRRAVVLLDPSYELKTDYAALRNTLSDALQRFAVGTYAVWYPVLQRRESHLLPQQLRRIAGQADWLDVRMQVCEPDASGFGLLGSGMFLVNPPWTLHDTLREVLPWLTGMLGQFKGAHFSLEQQAA; this is translated from the coding sequence ATGCTCGCCTACCGACACGCCTTTCATGCCGGCAACCATGCCGACGTGCTCAAACATCTGGTGCTGGTGCAGGTGCTTCGGCACATGAACCGCAAAGACAAGCCCTATTGGGTGATCGACACCCACGCCGGCGCCGGCGGCTATGCCCTGCACGAGGTGGCGGCGCAGAAAAATGCCGAATATGCCAACGGCATCGAGCGATTGTGGCGCTGCGAAAATCCTCCAGAAGCGGTTGCCGACTACCTGGCGCAGATCCGCGCCTTCAATACCAGCGGTGCTCTGCTCTATTACCCCGGCTCCCCGGCCATCGCCCACCAGCTCATGCGCGAACAGGACAAGCTGCGCCTGTTCGAGCTGCACCCCAGCGATCATCGCGTGCTCGACGCCACGTTCGGCAGCCAGCCGGGCGTGCAGGTGCGGTGCGCCGATGGCTTTGTCGCGCTCAAGAGTCTGCTGCCGCCCCAGGATCGTCGCGCCGTCGTGCTGCTCGACCCGTCCTACGAGCTGAAGACCGACTACGCCGCGCTGCGCAACACCCTGAGCGATGCGCTGCAGCGCTTCGCCGTGGGCACCTATGCGGTGTGGTACCCGGTGCTGCAGCGGCGCGAGTCGCATCTGCTGCCGCAGCAGCTGCGCCGCATCGCGGGCCAGGCCGACTGGCTCGACGTGCGCATGCAGGTGTGCGAACCCGACGCCAGCGGCTTCGGTCTGCTGGGCAGTGGCATGTTTCTCGTCAACCCGCCCTGGACGCTGCACGACACCCTGCGCGAGGTGCTGCCCTGGCTCACCGGGATGCTCGGCCAGTTCAAGGGCGCGCATTTCTCCCTGGAGCAACAGGCCGCATAA
- a CDS encoding YegP family protein gives MAVSFELRKSEKGQFHFSLKNADGSTLLGSEQYESKASAENGIASVKKNSVLPERFDKQVASDGRAYFTLKAANHQIVGTSPMFGTADKRDAALGLVHAEAEHAVVHDHT, from the coding sequence ATGGCAGTCAGCTTCGAATTGCGCAAAAGCGAAAAAGGCCAGTTCCACTTCTCGCTCAAGAATGCAGACGGTTCCACCTTGCTCGGCAGCGAGCAGTACGAGAGCAAGGCGTCCGCCGAGAACGGCATCGCCTCGGTGAAGAAGAACAGCGTGCTGCCCGAGCGCTTCGACAAGCAGGTCGCCAGCGATGGGCGGGCGTACTTCACGCTGAAGGCGGCCAATCATCAGATCGTGGGCACCAGCCCCATGTTCGGAACCGCCGACAAGCGCGACGCCGCGCTCGGCCTGGTCCATGCGGAAGCCGAGCATGCGGTGGTGCACGACCACACCTGA
- a CDS encoding dihydrolipoyl dehydrogenase — MRHVRIAILGAGTAGLTALSQVRKHTDDFVIINHGPYGTTCARVGCMPSKALIQAADDFHRGSQLATLGIRGGEGLRVDLPAVLQRVRDYRDARVAGVLGSTSSLQPAQNIAGRARLEGPGRVIVTHADGREEVVTADRVLIATGTRPVVPAAWRAFGDRILTTDDLFERADLPRRIAVVGLGVIGLELGQALARLGLEVQGFELRESLGPLTDPAVQAEAQRRIGAELPLHLGRAVELREGPGGALTVDHGGTQIEVDAVLAAMGRRPNTDGLGLDTLGVPLDPRGLPAFDRNTLQIGDLPVYFTGDVNGELQVLHEASDEGFIAAFNALHGPARFQRRVPLAIAFTDPQIAVVGQSWQALQGRSFATGGFNFAQQARAMAMLRAAGQLHVYAEPGSGRLLGAEMCVPGAEHLGHLLALALQRGMTVAELLTLPFYHPVLEEGLRAALRVLARAVYGEAPLEMARL, encoded by the coding sequence GTGCGTCATGTTCGTATTGCCATTCTGGGCGCAGGCACAGCCGGCCTGACCGCGCTGTCGCAGGTGCGCAAGCACACCGACGATTTCGTCATCATCAACCACGGCCCCTACGGCACGACCTGCGCGCGCGTGGGCTGCATGCCGTCCAAGGCGCTGATCCAGGCGGCCGACGACTTTCACCGCGGCAGCCAGCTCGCCACCCTGGGCATCCGGGGCGGCGAGGGCCTGCGGGTCGATCTGCCCGCCGTGCTGCAGCGGGTGCGCGACTATCGCGATGCCCGGGTGGCCGGGGTGCTCGGCTCCACCAGCAGCCTGCAGCCCGCGCAGAACATCGCTGGCCGCGCCCGGCTGGAGGGGCCGGGCCGCGTGATCGTCACCCATGCCGACGGCCGCGAGGAGGTCGTCACGGCCGACCGCGTCCTCATCGCCACGGGCACGCGGCCGGTCGTGCCCGCGGCGTGGCGGGCGTTCGGTGATCGCATCCTCACCACGGACGACTTGTTCGAGCGCGCCGATCTGCCGCGCCGCATCGCCGTGGTCGGGCTGGGCGTCATCGGTCTCGAACTGGGGCAGGCGCTGGCGCGGCTGGGGCTCGAGGTCCAGGGCTTCGAGCTGCGCGAAAGCCTCGGCCCCTTGACCGATCCCGCGGTGCAGGCCGAGGCGCAGCGCCGCATCGGCGCCGAATTGCCGCTGCACCTGGGGCGCGCCGTCGAACTGCGCGAAGGCCCGGGAGGTGCGCTGACAGTCGACCATGGCGGCACGCAAATCGAGGTCGACGCGGTGCTGGCGGCCATGGGACGGCGCCCCAACACCGACGGTCTCGGGCTGGACACCCTGGGCGTGCCGCTCGACCCGCGCGGCCTGCCCGCCTTCGATCGCAACACCCTGCAGATCGGCGACCTGCCGGTCTATTTCACCGGCGATGTGAACGGCGAATTGCAGGTGCTGCACGAAGCCTCCGACGAAGGCTTCATCGCGGCCTTCAACGCCCTGCACGGCCCCGCGCGCTTTCAGCGCCGTGTGCCGCTGGCCATCGCCTTCACCGATCCGCAGATCGCCGTGGTCGGGCAATCCTGGCAAGCCTTGCAGGGCAGATCGTTCGCCACCGGGGGGTTCAACTTCGCGCAGCAGGCCCGGGCCATGGCCATGCTGCGGGCGGCGGGCCAACTGCATGTGTATGCCGAGCCCGGCAGCGGGCGTCTGCTCGGCGCGGAGATGTGCGTGCCCGGTGCCGAGCATCTGGGGCATCTGCTGGCGCTGGCCCTGCAACGCGGCATGACCGTGGCCGAACTGCTCACCCTGCCCTTCTACCACCCGGTGCTCGAAGAGGGTTTGCGCGCCGCGCTGCGGGTGCTGGCGCGCGCGGTGTATGGTGAGGCTCCGCTGGAAATGGCCCGGCTGTGA
- the ubiM gene encoding 5-demethoxyubiquinol-8 5-hydroxylase UbiM produces MTFDLAIIGAGPAGLSMARALAGSGLRIALIEQQGAAALADPPFDGREIALSLRTLSTLRASGVFDHVPTDQVFPLEHAVVLNGNDPRPMRVSPLRGKQALGALVPNQQIRRALWDAVQGQQGLTLFDRNRVGAIQTDAQGVEVELLPVADAATPGQPAGGGADIAPLSLRARMLIAADSRFSETRRKMGIGADSHDFGKTMLVCRMHHEQPHHHTAWEWFGFGQTVALLPLSEHLSSVVLTLPPHEMQALLALSDADFEHDITRRYQGRLGTMTRAGSRHAYPLIGVYAQRFVAPRFALIGDAAVGMHPVTAHGFNFGLHGVDLLSREILAATRAGTDIAAPERLHRFEAAHRRATRPLYLATQAIATLYTDDRGPARLVRRLVLDASSRIGPLRLAIATALSEDGLSLRGLLPRLG; encoded by the coding sequence ATGACGTTCGATCTCGCCATCATCGGTGCCGGCCCGGCCGGTCTGTCCATGGCCCGGGCGCTGGCCGGCAGCGGCCTGCGCATCGCCCTCATCGAGCAGCAAGGCGCGGCCGCGCTGGCCGATCCACCCTTCGACGGGCGGGAAATCGCGCTGAGCCTGCGCACCCTGAGCACCTTGCGCGCCTCGGGGGTGTTCGACCACGTGCCGACGGATCAGGTCTTCCCGCTCGAACACGCCGTGGTGCTCAACGGCAACGATCCGCGGCCCATGCGCGTCTCGCCGCTGCGCGGCAAGCAGGCGCTGGGCGCACTGGTGCCCAACCAGCAGATCCGCCGTGCCCTGTGGGACGCGGTGCAGGGGCAGCAGGGGCTGACGCTGTTCGACCGCAACCGCGTGGGGGCCATCCAGACCGATGCCCAGGGCGTGGAGGTCGAGCTGCTGCCGGTGGCCGATGCCGCGACGCCGGGGCAGCCCGCGGGCGGCGGCGCCGACATCGCGCCGCTGTCGCTGCGCGCCCGCATGCTGATCGCCGCCGACAGCCGGTTCTCCGAAACCCGCCGCAAGATGGGCATCGGCGCCGACTCGCACGACTTCGGCAAGACCATGCTGGTGTGCCGCATGCACCATGAGCAGCCGCATCATCACACCGCATGGGAATGGTTCGGCTTCGGCCAGACCGTGGCGCTGCTGCCCTTGTCCGAACACCTTTCGTCGGTGGTGCTGACGCTGCCGCCGCACGAGATGCAGGCCTTGCTGGCCTTGTCGGATGCCGATTTCGAGCACGACATTACCCGCCGCTATCAGGGGCGGCTGGGCACGATGACGCGCGCGGGCAGCCGTCACGCCTATCCGCTGATCGGGGTCTATGCGCAGCGCTTCGTCGCCCCGCGTTTCGCCCTGATCGGCGACGCCGCGGTGGGCATGCACCCGGTCACCGCGCACGGTTTCAACTTCGGCCTGCACGGCGTCGATCTGCTGTCGCGGGAGATTCTGGCGGCCACGCGCGCGGGCACCGACATCGCCGCGCCCGAGCGCCTGCACCGATTCGAGGCCGCGCACCGGCGTGCCACGCGCCCGCTCTACCTGGCCACCCAGGCCATCGCCACGCTCTACACCGACGATCGCGGCCCCGCCCGTCTGGTGCGCCGACTGGTGCTCGATGCCTCCAGCCGCATCGGCCCCTTGCGCCTGGCCATCGCCACGGCCCTGAGCGAAGACGGGCTCAGCCTGCGCGGTCTGCTGCCCCGGCTGGGTTGA
- the cydC gene encoding thiol reductant ABC exporter subunit CydC has product MNWNPLPPDFDLPQARADLRRLVALFRPYRAWMLGGALAALLTLLANVALMATSGWFIAQMALVGLVGAAMDYFTPAAFIRGMAIARTAGRYIERLVTHEATFRLLQALRVWFYRRLEPLAPARLQELRSADLSSRILNDIDALNHLYLRVLVPVGVALIGGGLILAMMALFSPRVAASTLIFLLLAGVAVPLLTFRLGHGPGRRLVEQRAELRSAVVDGLQGLGELRLYGGTAQQAQRIGAVTDAMIAEQRQLSRATGLSQGLLGLAANLAMLCTLLLAIPLVSASHLAPAQLPMLALFVLASFEAVMPLPLALQMLGETLAAARRVFVVLDARPQIEEPADLTAPSWAGADLEVDGLRLRYPGAASDAAWALDGLSLRLRPGERVALVGPSGAGKSTLVQALLRFWDYQEGRVSIGGHDLRAWPGDALRAHIAVVSQDTYLFNTTLRDNLMLARPDATPDEIIAACKAAQLHDFITALPEGYETWVGEAGMRLSGGQARRVAIARALLRNAPLLILDEPTEGLDALTERDLLRDIASLMAGRTVLLITHRLAALPAAVDRVLVMEAGRVVEAGTPAELLAQPRGAFRALHDAL; this is encoded by the coding sequence ATGAACTGGAATCCGCTGCCGCCCGACTTCGATCTGCCCCAGGCCAGGGCCGATCTGCGGCGTCTCGTCGCCCTGTTCCGGCCGTATCGCGCCTGGATGCTGGGGGGCGCCCTCGCCGCGCTGCTCACCCTGCTGGCCAATGTGGCGCTGATGGCGACTTCGGGCTGGTTCATCGCCCAGATGGCGCTGGTCGGGCTGGTGGGCGCGGCCATGGATTACTTCACCCCGGCCGCCTTCATCCGCGGCATGGCCATCGCCCGCACCGCCGGGCGCTACATCGAGCGCCTGGTCACCCACGAGGCCACCTTCCGGCTGCTGCAGGCGCTGCGCGTGTGGTTCTACCGGCGGCTCGAACCGCTGGCGCCAGCCCGGCTGCAGGAGCTGCGCAGCGCCGATCTGAGCAGCCGCATCCTCAACGACATCGACGCGCTCAACCACCTCTACCTGCGGGTGCTGGTGCCGGTGGGCGTGGCGCTGATCGGCGGCGGGCTCATTCTGGCGATGATGGCGCTTTTCAGCCCGCGGGTGGCCGCGTCCACGCTGATCTTCCTGCTGCTGGCCGGCGTCGCGGTGCCGCTGCTCACCTTCCGCCTGGGACATGGCCCGGGCCGACGGCTGGTGGAGCAGCGCGCCGAGCTGCGCAGCGCCGTGGTCGACGGCCTGCAGGGCCTGGGCGAGCTGCGGCTGTATGGCGGCACGGCGCAACAGGCGCAGCGCATCGGCGCGGTGACCGACGCCATGATCGCCGAACAGCGCCAGCTCAGCCGCGCCACCGGCCTGTCGCAGGGGCTGCTCGGCCTGGCGGCGAATCTGGCGATGTTGTGCACCCTGCTGCTGGCCATTCCGCTGGTGAGCGCCAGCCACCTCGCCCCGGCGCAGCTGCCCATGCTGGCGCTGTTCGTCCTCGCCAGCTTCGAGGCGGTGATGCCGCTGCCGCTGGCGCTGCAGATGCTGGGCGAGACGCTGGCCGCCGCGCGGCGGGTGTTCGTCGTTCTCGACGCCAGACCGCAGATCGAGGAGCCTGCCGATCTGACCGCCCCGTCCTGGGCCGGCGCCGATCTCGAAGTCGACGGCCTGCGCCTTCGCTATCCCGGCGCCGCGTCCGATGCGGCCTGGGCGCTCGACGGCCTGAGCCTGCGGCTGCGGCCGGGCGAGCGCGTCGCCCTGGTCGGCCCCAGCGGCGCGGGCAAGAGCACGCTGGTGCAGGCGCTGCTGCGCTTCTGGGACTATCAGGAAGGCCGCGTGAGCATCGGCGGTCATGATCTGCGCGCATGGCCCGGCGACGCGCTGCGCGCCCACATCGCCGTGGTGTCGCAGGACACCTATCTGTTCAACACCACCCTGCGCGACAACCTCATGCTGGCCAGGCCCGACGCCACGCCCGACGAGATCATCGCCGCCTGCAAGGCCGCGCAACTGCACGACTTCATCACCGCGCTGCCCGAGGGCTACGAGACCTGGGTGGGCGAGGCCGGCATGCGCCTGTCGGGCGGACAGGCCCGGCGCGTGGCCATTGCTCGCGCGCTGCTGCGCAACGCGCCGCTGCTCATCCTCGACGAGCCGACCGAAGGCCTGGACGCGCTGACCGAACGCGATCTGCTGCGCGACATCGCCTCCTTGATGGCGGGGCGCACCGTGCTGCTCATCACCCATCGCCTCGCCGCGCTGCCCGCGGCCGTCGACCGGGTGCTGGTGATGGAGGCAGGGCGCGTGGTCGAAGCGGGCACCCCGGCCGAACTGCTGGCGCAGCCCCGGGGCGCTTTCCGCGCCCTGCACGACGCGCTGTAG